CGCGTCCTTGCCCTCCTTGAGGGTGATGACGTCGTTGTCCGCGAGCAGCTGGAGGGCCCGACCCTGGTTGGACGGGTCGTTGTTGATGCCGATCTGGGCGCCGGACTTCAGGTCCTTGACGTCCTTGACCTTGTCCGAGTAGAGCGCGAAGGGCTCGATGTGGATGCCCTTGTAGTGCGCGAAGTCGTACCCGCGGTCCTCGACCTGCTCCTCGTAGTAGGGGAGGTGCTGGTAGTAGTTCGCGTCGAGCGTGCCCTCGGAGAGCTGGACATTGGGCTGGATGTAGTCGTCGAAGGTCTTGATGTCGAGGTCGATCTTGGCCGCCGGCGCCAGCTCCGTGTCGACGTACTCGAGGATCTTGGCGTGCGGGGTCGGGGAGGCGCCGACGGTGATCGTGGTGACGCCCTTGTCGTCGGCAGTCGGGCCCTCGGAGTCACCCTCCGCCAGGCCGCAGGCCGAGAGGCCGAGGGAGGTGACGACGATGACCGCGGCGGCGCGGGTGGTGGAGCGGAAGGGGGACATGGGTGTCCTTTCGACGTGGGTGGGGTGGCATGGGTGTGGTGGA
The genomic region above belongs to Janibacter limosus and contains:
- a CDS encoding MetQ/NlpA family ABC transporter substrate-binding protein — protein: MSPFRSTTRAAAVIVVTSLGLSACGLAEGDSEGPTADDKGVTTITVGASPTPHAKILEYVDTELAPAAKIDLDIKTFDDYIQPNVQLSEGTLDANYYQHLPYYEEQVEDRGYDFAHYKGIHIEPFALYSDKVKDVKDLKSGAQIGINNDPSNQGRALQLLADNDVITLKEGKDATNATIFDVADNPKKLTFKETDPAQLARSLQDLDAAVINGNYAIEADLSTTDALVVEDGKDSPYANFLAVQKANEDNPGLKKLDELLHSPEVKAYIEKTWPNGEVLPAF